One Cervus canadensis isolate Bull #8, Minnesota chromosome 13, ASM1932006v1, whole genome shotgun sequence DNA segment encodes these proteins:
- the CASP9 gene encoding caspase-9 translates to MDEADRRLLRRCRVQLVRELQVASLWDALLNRELFTPDMIEDIQRTGSGSRRDQARQLIIDLETRGSQALPLFISCLEDTGQDTLASLLKTNRQAAKQDVEAIRPLDLKPVVLGPESLKPEKLRVMKQDPSKLSQGKLAPVVLGPEELWPAKLRPEVLRPEVPRPVDTGSGGFTDVCTQDRAKGNADLAYVLNADPCGHCLIINNVNFCHESGLRTRTGSNIDCEKMQRRFHLLQFAVEVKCDLTAKQMVQALTQLARRDHDALDCCVVVILSHGCQASHLQFPGAVYGTDGCPVSIEKIVNTFNGTGCPSLGGKPKLFFIQACGGEQKDHGFEVASTSPEDKTPSSDPETDATPFQEGPRSIDQPDAMSSLPTPSDILVSYSTFPGFVSWRDPKSGSWYIETLDSVFEQWAHCEDLQTLLLRVANAVSVKGTYKQIPGCFNFLRKKLFFKT, encoded by the exons ATGGACGAGGCTGACCGGCGGCTCCTGCGGCGGTGCCGGGTACAGCTGGTCCGTGAGCTGCAGGTTGCCTCGCTTTGGGACGCTCTGCTGAACCGCGAACTCTTCACTCCCGACATGATCGAGGACATTCAG AGAACGGGCTCAGGATCTCGGCGTGATCAGGCCAGGCAGCTGATCATAGATCTAGAGACTCGAGGGAGTCAGGCCCTTCCTTTGTTCATCTCCTGCTTGGAGGACACAGGCCAGGACACTCTGGCTTCATTATTGAAGACCAACAGACAAGCAGCAAAACAGGATGTGGAGGCCATCAGACCCCTGGATCTCAAGCCGGTGGTGCTTGGACCAGAGAGCCTCAAACCAGAGAAGCTGAGAGTGATGAAACAGGACCCATCAAAGCTGAGCCAAGGAAAACTCGCTCCTGTGGTGCTGGGACCGGAGGAGCTCTGGCCAGCCAAACTCAGGCCTGAGGTTCTCAGACCAGAGGTACCCAGGCCAGTGGACACTGGTTCTGGAGGATTCACTGATGTCT GTACTCAGGACAGAGCCAAGGGAAATGCCGATCTG GCCTACGTCCTGAACGCAGacccctgtggccactgcctgaTCATCAACAACGTGAACTTCTGCCATGAGTCGGGGCTCAGGACCCGTACAGGCTCCAACATAGACTGTGAGAAGATGCAGCGACGCTTCCATCTGCTGCAGTTTGCAGTGGAGGTGAAATGTGACCTGACTGCCAAG CAAATGGTCCAGGCTTTGACGCAGCTGGCACGGCGGGACCACGATGCTCTGGACTGCTGCGTGGTGGTCATCCTGTCTCATGGCTGTCAG GCCAGCCACCTCCAGTTCCCAGGGGCTGTTTATGGCACAGATGGATGTCCTGTGTCCATTGAGAAAATTGTGAACACCTTCAATGGAACTGGCTGCCCCAGCTTGGGAGGGAAGCCCAAGCTCTTCTTCATCCAGGCCTGTGGTGGAG AGCAGAAAGACCACGGGTTTGAGGTAGCCTCCACTTCCCCGGAAGATAAGACCCCCAGTAGCGACCCTGAGACGGATGCTACCCCATTCCAGGAAGGCCCACGTTCCATCGACCAGCCGGATGCCATGTCTAGTTTGCCCACGCCCAGCGACATCTTGGTGTCCTACTCCACCTTCCCAG GCTTTGTCTCCTGGAGGGATCCCAAGAGCGGCTCCTGGTACATCGAGACCCTGGACAGCGTTTTTGAGCAGTGGGCTCACTGTGAAGACCTTCAGACCCTCCTCCTCAGG GTCGCTAATGCTGTTTCAGTGAAAGGAACTTACAAACAGATCCCTGGCTGTTTTAATTTTCTCCGgaaaaaacttttctttaaaacataa